ATTATGACGCATGTCGCAGATGCTAATGAATATCATATTGCTACAATAGATCACAAACATATTGTATTGCCTTTGCCTTGTATTCTTATTAATAAAGAAACCAAAAAAGTTTCTGTTTTTATGTCATCTAAACTACATAAAGTTCATGAATATGATGGTTATGCAATTAATCATGAAACAGGAAGAGTTATAGATGCTAAGACTCACGATAGATCAACTTTTTATGATTTATCTATTACTAAAAATGTGTTTCACATGATTTTGGGCTTTATTGTTTTAGCACTTATTTTCTTTAAAGTGAAGAACGCTTATGAAGTAAGACCAAATCAAGCACCAAGAGGATTACAAGGGTTTATGGAACCTTTAATCAAATACTTAATTGATGATGTAATTAAACAAAACATACCACATCACGACGAAAAATATACTGTTTTCATTTTGTGTATTTTCTTCTTTATCTTAATCAATAATTTATTAGGATTAGTGCCTTTCTTTCCAGGAAGTGCTAATCTTTCAGGAAATATTGCTTTTACAATGACACTGGCAATTTTTGCTGGAATTATGATAAACTTTAATGGAACTAAAGGATATTGGAAACACATTTTTGCAATGCCTGGCGTTCCAAAACCAGTTTTACTAATCTTAACGCCAATAGAAATCTTAGGTGTTATACTTAAACCATTAGTATTAATGTTGCGTTTGTTTGGTAATATTACTGGTGGTCACATTGCAGTATTAAGTATTGTAAGCTTAATATTTATTTTAGGCGATTTAGGCAGAAGTGTTGGTGGTACAGTGGCAGGAAGTGTATTAGCAGTGCCTATTTTATTGTTTGTAAATGCAATGGAATTATTTGTTGCTTTTTTACAAGCATATGTATTTACCTTATTAACAGCAATTTTTATTGGTATGGCAGTTGAAGAAGCCGACCATCATTAATTATATAAAATATTAAATTAAACAAATAAAACAAAAATTATGACAGGATTAGCAGCATTAGGAGCCGGTTTAGCAGCAATAGGAGCTGGTTTAGGTATCGGTTTAATTGGCGGTAACGCAATGCAAGGTATTGCAAGACAACCAGAAGCTTCAGGAGACATCAGAACTACAATGATTATTGCAGCAGCTCTAGTAGAAGGTGCAGCTATCATTGCGATGATCTTATCTTTCTTGATGAATGGTTAATTAAAAAATTTAAATTATGATTCTTTTATTCAATCCAATGGATTTGGTAACACCAGATCTTGGTTTAGTTTTTTGGACAACAATTGCTTTTGCATTATTTTGGTTTTTGGTAGGCAAGTATGCTTTTAAACCAATTGCAAATGCTATTAACAGTAGAGAAAAGTCTATTGAAGATGCATTAAATGCAGCTGAAAATGCAAAGTTGGAAATGACCAAATTACAAAATGAGAATGAAAAGATTTTAAGAGAAGCTAGAGAAGAAAGTGCTTCTATTTTAAAAGAAGCAAGAGCCATTAAAGATGGTATTATTAATGAAGCTCATGGTAAAGCTAAAGATGAAGCACAGAAAATTTTAGAACAAGCTAAATCTGAAATTTTAGCAGAAAAAAATGCAGCTTTAGCCGAAGTTAAAAACGAAGTAAGTAAACTGTCTTTAGAAATTGCTCAAAAAGTTTTAGGAAAAGAATTAAATTCTGAAAAAGATCACCAATCTTATATCAGTAATTTAGTAGAAAAAGAAAATTTAAATTAATCTTATGTCTTTAGATAAACTATCATTTCGTTATGCAACTGCACTTTATCAAGAAGCTGCGGCACAAAATACTTTAGATAGTTCATTGCAAGATGTTAAAGATTTAATCAAAATTATTAATAGTAATGATGAATTAAATCAGTTGTTTCAAAATCCAATTGTTGATGTTGAAACCAAACGATCAATAGTTCAGTCTCTTTTCCAATCTAAGCTAACACCTTTAGTGTATAATTTCTTAATCTTGCTAATAGACAATAAAAGAGAAGCAGGAGTGATACCAATGCTTAATAAGTTTATCGATATATACAATGATAAACATGGAATCTCAAATGTACAATTAATTCTCGCATCAGAAATTGACAATACTACACTTAATAAAATAGAATCATTTATAAAAACTCAATCAGGAAAACCTAATGTTGTCATTAATAAAAAAGTTGATGAAAGTATTTTAGGTGGTTTCATTATTAATTTTGGTGATAGAATTTATGACAATTCTGTAAAAAGAAAGTTACAACAAATAAAAAACGATTTAATACTTAACTAAGTAAAATATATTAAAATGGTAGATGTAAGACCAGACGAAATAGCCAACATATTAAGAACTCAGCTAAACAATGCCAATACAGATGCTCAGCTAGAAGAAGTAGGTACTGTATTACAAGTTGGTGATGGTATTGCTAGAGTTTATGGTTTAACTCAAGTTCAAGCTGGTGAATTAGTTGAATTTGCTAACGGAGTTAAAGCTATTGCACTTAACCTTGAAGAAGACAATGTAGGTGTCGTTTTAATGGGTTCTTCTGAAGAAATTAAAGAAGGAGACACTGTTAAAAGAACAGGACAAATTGCTTCTATCAATGTTGGAGAAGGCATGTTGGGTAGAGTAGTGAATACACTTGGTGAACCAATTGATGGTAAAGGACCAATTACTGGTGAAACTTTTAATATGCCTATTGAAAGAAAAGCGCCAGGTGTAATTTACAGACAACCAGTAAACGAACCAATGCAAACTGGTATCAAAGCTATTGATGCAATGATTCCAATTGGTAGAGGTCAAAGAGAGTTAATCATTGGTGATAGACAAACTGGTAAAACAGCTATTGCTATTGATACCATTATCAATCAGAAAGAATTCCACGAAAGAGGAGAAACTGTATATTGTATTTATGTAGCTTGTGGTCAAAAAGCATCTACAGTAGCTAATATTGCTAAAACACTAGAAGAGAATGGTGCAATGGCATACACAGTGATTGTTGCTGCTAATGCATCAGATCCTGCACCTTTGCAGTTCTATGCTCCATTTGCTGGTGCTGCTATTGGTGAGTATTTTAGAGATACTGGTCGTCCTGCATTAATCGTTTATGATGATTTATCTAAACAAGCTGTAGCATATCGTGAAGTATCATTATTATTAAAAAGACCTCCAGGTCGTGAGGCATATCCTGGTGATGTATTCTACTTACACTCTCGTTTATTAGAAAGAGCAGCTAAAATTATTAATAGAGATGAGATTGCTGCATCAATGAACGATTTACCAGAATCTTTAAAAGGAAAAGTAAAAGGTGGTGGTTCTTTAACTGCATTACCAATTATCGAAACTCAAGCTGGTGATGTATCAGCATATATTCCTACCAATGTAATTTCTATTACAGATGGTCAGATATTCTTAGAATCAAACTTATTTAACTCTGGTGTTCGTCCAGCAATTAATGTGGGTATCTCTGTATCTCGTGTTGGTGGTAACGCTCAGATTAAATCAATGAAAAAAG
Above is a genomic segment from Chitinophagales bacterium containing:
- a CDS encoding F0F1 ATP synthase subunit alpha: MVDVRPDEIANILRTQLNNANTDAQLEEVGTVLQVGDGIARVYGLTQVQAGELVEFANGVKAIALNLEEDNVGVVLMGSSEEIKEGDTVKRTGQIASINVGEGMLGRVVNTLGEPIDGKGPITGETFNMPIERKAPGVIYRQPVNEPMQTGIKAIDAMIPIGRGQRELIIGDRQTGKTAIAIDTIINQKEFHERGETVYCIYVACGQKASTVANIAKTLEENGAMAYTVIVAANASDPAPLQFYAPFAGAAIGEYFRDTGRPALIVYDDLSKQAVAYREVSLLLKRPPGREAYPGDVFYLHSRLLERAAKIINRDEIAASMNDLPESLKGKVKGGGSLTALPIIETQAGDVSAYIPTNVISITDGQIFLESNLFNSGVRPAINVGISVSRVGGNAQIKSMKKVAGTLKLDQAQYRELEAFAKFGSDLDAATQSVLDKGKRNVEILKQPQYSPVSVEKQVAIIYLGTKGLLRNVAVNKVKEFEEAFLSAVEQKLPEVLKNLKAGKLDDADLKELEKVAKDLEPSYS
- the atpE gene encoding ATP synthase F0 subunit C — encoded protein: MTGLAALGAGLAAIGAGLGIGLIGGNAMQGIARQPEASGDIRTTMIIAAALVEGAAIIAMILSFLMNG
- the atpH gene encoding ATP synthase F1 subunit delta; amino-acid sequence: MSLDKLSFRYATALYQEAAAQNTLDSSLQDVKDLIKIINSNDELNQLFQNPIVDVETKRSIVQSLFQSKLTPLVYNFLILLIDNKREAGVIPMLNKFIDIYNDKHGISNVQLILASEIDNTTLNKIESFIKTQSGKPNVVINKKVDESILGGFIINFGDRIYDNSVKRKLQQIKNDLILN
- the atpB gene encoding F0F1 ATP synthase subunit A, which produces MLNYLKYLTLLLLFISTQFVALANTNETTHKESLVEEVEHEAKEVEHEVKSELHTEGDLPKDVTAYVMNSIMTHVADANEYHIATIDHKHIVLPLPCILINKETKKVSVFMSSKLHKVHEYDGYAINHETGRVIDAKTHDRSTFYDLSITKNVFHMILGFIVLALIFFKVKNAYEVRPNQAPRGLQGFMEPLIKYLIDDVIKQNIPHHDEKYTVFILCIFFFILINNLLGLVPFFPGSANLSGNIAFTMTLAIFAGIMINFNGTKGYWKHIFAMPGVPKPVLLILTPIEILGVILKPLVLMLRLFGNITGGHIAVLSIVSLIFILGDLGRSVGGTVAGSVLAVPILLFVNAMELFVAFLQAYVFTLLTAIFIGMAVEEADHH
- the atpF gene encoding F0F1 ATP synthase subunit B, with the protein product MDLVTPDLGLVFWTTIAFALFWFLVGKYAFKPIANAINSREKSIEDALNAAENAKLEMTKLQNENEKILREAREESASILKEARAIKDGIINEAHGKAKDEAQKILEQAKSEILAEKNAALAEVKNEVSKLSLEIAQKVLGKELNSEKDHQSYISNLVEKENLN